The Lysobacter capsici genome has a segment encoding these proteins:
- the ribB gene encoding 3,4-dihydroxy-2-butanone-4-phosphate synthase → MSFASVPELLEEIRAGRMVVIVDDEDRENEGDLIMAAELVRPADINFMVTHARGLVCLSLMRERCFQLGLGPMVRDNTSPHHTNFTVSIEAAEGVTTGISAYDRAHTVRTAVRPDAKPSDLAQPGHIFPLMSQPGGVLSRAGHTEAASDLALLAGLEPAGVLVEVLNADGSMARRPELEAFAAEHGLKIGSIEELIRYRLATEHTIERVDERQIETEHGPFQLLSYRDRLTHALHFAMVRGQADAQIPTLVRVHVLNPLADALHWRRPDFGPAVGDVLAAIAREGRGALVLLADHADADALLARVRGGTQGHDAAEHADSEPPSESSGRQALVEWRRNGAGGQILADLGLGKLRVMGTPRRQIGLGGFGLEVVEYV, encoded by the coding sequence ATGAGTTTCGCGAGCGTTCCCGAACTGCTGGAGGAAATCCGCGCCGGCCGCATGGTGGTGATCGTCGACGACGAAGACCGCGAGAACGAAGGCGACCTGATCATGGCCGCCGAACTGGTGCGTCCGGCCGACATCAACTTCATGGTCACCCACGCGCGCGGGCTGGTGTGCCTGTCGCTGATGCGCGAGCGCTGTTTCCAGCTCGGCCTGGGGCCGATGGTGCGCGACAACACCTCGCCGCACCACACCAACTTCACCGTCAGCATCGAAGCGGCCGAAGGCGTCACCACCGGCATCTCGGCCTACGATCGCGCCCACACCGTGCGCACCGCGGTGCGGCCCGACGCCAAGCCGTCGGACCTGGCCCAGCCCGGCCACATCTTCCCGCTGATGTCGCAGCCCGGCGGCGTGCTCAGCCGCGCCGGCCACACCGAAGCGGCGAGCGATCTGGCCCTGTTGGCCGGCCTGGAACCGGCCGGCGTGCTGGTCGAGGTGCTCAATGCCGACGGCAGCATGGCGCGGCGTCCCGAACTCGAAGCGTTCGCGGCCGAACACGGCTTGAAGATCGGTTCGATCGAGGAACTGATCCGCTATCGCCTGGCCACCGAGCACACCATCGAGCGGGTCGACGAGCGCCAGATCGAGACCGAGCACGGCCCGTTCCAGTTGCTGAGCTATCGCGACCGCCTGACCCACGCGCTGCATTTCGCGATGGTGCGCGGTCAGGCCGACGCGCAGATCCCGACCCTGGTGCGCGTGCACGTGCTCAATCCGCTGGCCGACGCGCTGCATTGGCGCCGGCCGGACTTCGGCCCGGCGGTCGGCGACGTGCTCGCCGCGATCGCGCGCGAAGGCCGCGGCGCCTTGGTATTGCTGGCCGACCACGCCGATGCCGATGCGCTGCTGGCGCGGGTGCGCGGCGGAACCCAGGGTCACGACGCGGCCGAGCACGCCGACAGCGAGCCGCCGAGCGAGTCCAGCGGCCGGCAGGCCCTGGTCGAGTGGCGCAGGAACGGTGCCGGCGGACAAATCCTTGCCGACCTGGGTCTGGGCAAGTTGCGTGTCATGGGGACACCACGCAGGCAGATCGGCCTGGGCGGCTTCGGTCTGGAGGTCGTCGAGTACGTTTGA
- a CDS encoding riboflavin synthase has translation MFTGIIEGVGSIADKHDLGGDVRLRIATGSLDFTDPKLGESIAVNGVCLTVIEFGADWFDADASNETLSLTTLGALGPAARVNLERAMRPSDRLGGHMVSGHVDGVGAVLSIHDDARAQRWRFKAPAPLLRYIAKKGSICVDGVSLTVNEVDAEGFEVALIPHTVHNTAFAQTGIGDAINLEIDLVARYVERLLGERHTGGAA, from the coding sequence ATGTTCACCGGCATCATCGAAGGCGTCGGCAGCATCGCCGACAAGCACGATCTCGGCGGCGACGTGCGGTTGCGCATCGCCACCGGCAGCCTCGATTTCACCGATCCCAAGCTCGGCGAAAGCATCGCGGTCAACGGCGTGTGCCTGACCGTGATCGAATTCGGCGCCGATTGGTTCGACGCGGATGCGTCCAACGAAACCCTGTCGCTGACCACGCTCGGCGCGCTGGGGCCCGCCGCGCGGGTCAACCTGGAGCGCGCGATGCGGCCCAGCGACCGGCTCGGCGGGCACATGGTCAGCGGCCATGTCGACGGCGTCGGCGCGGTGCTGTCGATCCACGACGACGCGCGCGCGCAGCGCTGGCGTTTCAAGGCGCCGGCGCCGCTGCTGCGCTATATCGCCAAGAAAGGCTCGATCTGCGTCGACGGGGTCAGCCTCACGGTCAACGAGGTCGACGCGGAGGGTTTCGAGGTCGCGTTGATTCCGCACACGGTGCACAACACCGCGTTCGCGCAGACCGGCATCGGCGACGCGATCAATCTGGAAATCGACTTGGTCGCCCGTTATGTCGAGCGTCTGCTCGGCGAGCGTCACACCGGAGGTGCGGCATGA